CTGACACTAAAAACCACTTCCAAAGTTGCACAGCACTTCCATGTAAAAAGttagagtgtaacacccctaacctatatccatcgccaaaatagggttacaaagcattaccagagtttacaaatcaaataaacagtcatttcaaaaaccaatcgaaatcaaacatattgtctcctatgcgagccctcgaggcccaaaatatacattaaaaacaagtcgggactaaatcaggtaCTCAatgaatttttcagaaaacattaaaattttttcaaagctacaaggatcacacgaccgtgtcttagaccgtgtggacattcgaaatagggacacacggccgtgtcccaactcgtgcctgtgcccgtgtaactccctgacttgggccacacgaccaagccacatgcctatgtgctaggccgtgtaagcaTATTCACTTGCACAATTtaaaagatgcaggggacacacgaccgcatcacttggctgtgtgtcacacacggctgagacacacgcccgtgtggatgaaaataggtcatttcccaaaccacatttctcacccaatttgacatCTACCTAACTCAATATTTTTGCACATCAATAAGCCATAACATAAAATCTAGTTCTACTAAGTAATCTTCAATTCATTTTGATTTTCCTAGACCTCACCATCAATTACCCTTAATATATAATACAAAAGATTGAGATAAGTCTTTACAAAGTCAGCTCACATCTTATTGCAATTGCATATTTCaatatatatagtaaatagatGACACCAGGACTCTTGAAAACTAACATTGTTTGGTCCAATTTGTTTGATCCAATCTCTTTTCCAATTATAATATCGTGATTTACTGTTCAAAGTTCTCAAAAATATGCAAGTAGATAATTAAGATTCGTTGGCCAAAAATGCCAACAAATAATACTAGTTTTGTCATACTAACAACTATGTCCCAAGTTGCAATTTGACTTTGTATCTGGCAGGTAAATCTAACACTGACAATAACAACTACTAACACCTATATTTCTTAAAGGTATCAATACCTTCTTTAGAAGTATTGATACTATAGGTTGCAAGACACTTTTCAACACGATTTTTCACATTGTAATGACTATATTTTGATTCCAACGACTCCAAATGACTATAAATGAATTCCTTAATTTATAAGCACTTTATGAACAttacaaacaaaaaaatatatatattcaagcatcaaatcaagaaaaaaaattaattagagctttattttcttcatctttATCGTCATAATCTATTCTTTTTGTgagcttaaattaatttaaatttttgtaaataaaaaggattgttGAAAAAGTAATATAAATGACAAACAAGTTTTGGGTGCTCGCTCCGTGTAAATCATATGCAAGTtcttaaactatatttattttggtttatgttCTACCACATATGGACCTTATAAAGATTTATTCTAGTATAGATCTAGATATATTTTAGTTACCAATTTGATCATAATTTATAAAGATTAATTTCGATTATGGTTATTCAAATgtattctttataattttaatcctaataaattatgtaatttcaaaCAAACTTACATTAAAGGTTAACACACTCTCTATTATTTTTTTCCATTAATATCTAATGCAATTATTATCATCATTCGTccctaaaaaaatattattatcattcaaatgctacaaaaattaatttttgaatagtAAATACACGTATattgaaaattaatgaaaaaaataatggtGTAGTTTGAACtcattaagtaaaaaataatgaaatttataatttaatttattaaacgaatttttcatcaaatacaGAAAGGATTTAAAATCCAGATTTTTTTTATGCAAATTAAATAACTTCCCCAAAAGAACATGACACAATGAATCTAGTGGAGCGGTTTTCCATACTTTCCAATTAAAACGCCACCTCATTTAGTTTGCACGTGCCACTCATGCTCTTTCCTCCCCTATACAAACCCCCCATTTCCCCCCTTTCCTCCCCTCTCACACTCGACCTTCCATCCCCTCTCCCTGCTTTGCTCTGAAAAGTCCAAGTTTTTCTCCAATGGCGACCGTCTCTCCAACTCCTCTGTTGAAAGATGAGCTCGACATCGTGATTCCCACGATTAGGAACTTGGACTTTTTGGAGATGTGGAGACCCTTTTTCCAGCCTTACCATCTCATCATTGTTCAAGATGGTGATCCTACCAAGACCATCAAGGTCCCTGAAGGCTTCGATTATGAGCTTTACAATAGGAACGACATCAACAGGATTTTGGGTCCTAAGGCTTCTTGTATCTCTTTCAAGGATTCTGCTTGTAGGTGCTTTGGGTACATGGTTTCCAAGAAGAAATACATCTATACCATTGATGATGACTGCTTTGTAAGCTCAACCCTCGTCTCTTCCCTCTTCCCTCTTCCCtcttctattttttgtttttgaattttgggTTTTGGTGGGTTTCTCCGAGAACAGTCTTCATTTTAAAGATCTGGGTTTGATCCAACTTTTTTAATACTGTTTTACTTTTGGTTTTAAGTTTCGGATCTTGATGTATGGATGTTTAGATCTTGACTTTGTTTTGGGAATCTTGCATTTTGTTTGCTGTTTTGGTTACTTTAAAAAGCTGTTTTCTTTAATGTAGTTTCCTATCTTTTATTTGCTATTTGGATCTGCAATTACATAACATCTTTTGATCTGTGTTCCATGGTATGTTTTCAACTCAATTCCTGCTTTGGTTTGTCCCAAATTTAGTCATTTACCAATGAAATATAAGCCTTAGCAGCCTTTCCTAATAATGTTATGAAACATagtgttttcttcttttttattgtcTTTCATGTTTGATTTGTAAATCTTGAAATGTTGGTCGATTTTTAGATGCATATTATGTGTGTCTAATTGTTTTGGAGATGATTTTAGACCTTACATTTTAGAACGTGGTTTAGATTTAGCTGTATTTTGATGCATTTTCATGAGATCTGAGAATCAAATGTCTGGTAGTTTATATTCAATACATCGGCAATATACGAAAATCGGAAGTTTGAGGGGTTCCGGTTTTGCAGGTTGCTAAAGATCCATCTGGCAAAGACATCAATGCATTGGAACAGCACATACAGAACCTACTGAGTCCATCCACTCCATTTTTCTTTAACACTCTTTATGACCCATACCGATCCGGTGCTGACTTCGTTCGTGGCTACCCTTTCAGTCTCCGTGAGGGTGTTACCACTGCCGTCTCACACGGTCTCTGGCTCAACATCCCGGATTATGATGCTCCCACACAGCTTGTCAAGCCACTCGAGAGGAACACCaggtatatatatacaagtataatCCTCCACATTGTGTGCTACATATATGTCTACTCATTTGAATGAAATCTAAAATCATATGTTGAATTCCATATCAGGTATGTCGACGCTATAATGACGATTCCGAAGGGAACCTTGTTCCCCATGTGCGGAATGAATCTGGCATTTAACCGAGAATTGATCGGCCCTGCAATGTACTTTGGACTCATGGGAGATGGTCAACCAATTGGACGATACGATGATATGTGGGCTGGCTGGTGCACCAAGGTATCTTATCTTATCTTTCACGCTAGCGTCTACTCAATCTTTTCTCCCCTATAAGCTTATGATTAAACTGCATTGTTCGAATACCAGGTTATTTGTGATCACCTCGGATGGGGAGTGAAGACCGGACTTCCCTACATTTGGCACAGCAAAGCGAGCAACCCGTTTGTGAACCTTAAGAAAGAATACAAAGGAATTTACTGGCAAGAAGAGTTGATTCCTTTCTTCCAATCCGTTGCCCTTCCGAAGGAC
The Gossypium hirsutum isolate 1008001.06 chromosome A07, Gossypium_hirsutum_v2.1, whole genome shotgun sequence genome window above contains:
- the LOC121232088 gene encoding probable UDP-arabinopyranose mutase 2, translated to MATVSPTPLLKDELDIVIPTIRNLDFLEMWRPFFQPYHLIIVQDGDPTKTIKVPEGFDYELYNRNDINRILGPKASCISFKDSACRCFGYMVSKKKYIYTIDDDCFVAKDPSGKDINALEQHIQNLLSPSTPFFFNTLYDPYRSGADFVRGYPFSLREGVTTAVSHGLWLNIPDYDAPTQLVKPLERNTRYVDAIMTIPKGTLFPMCGMNLAFNRELIGPAMYFGLMGDGQPIGRYDDMWAGWCTKVICDHLGWGVKTGLPYIWHSKASNPFVNLKKEYKGIYWQEELIPFFQSVALPKDCTTVQKCYIEISKQVKAKLGKVDDYFNKLADAMVTWIEAWDELNPSGDISAKIPNGASK